From a single Eremothecium sinecaudum strain ATCC 58844 chromosome III, complete sequence genomic region:
- the TRA1 gene encoding histone acetyltransferase TRA1 (Syntenic homolog of Ashbya gossypii AER393C; Syntenic homolog of Saccharomyces cerevisiae YHR099W (TRA1)): MTSISYVDQIDAFASRFSQDDTLVQKYSTLSELFDVIDSITSSSDYEYFLKTTIPLLLEQLRDVPVSLSSSSAEHKLRNFVLELLNRCLMNEKFERYAVDTTDVLLKFLREENDENGVLCMKILTSLFKSYKQPLQDRVDTLISIILDIYRNVPALVKEMFDENGEGGILDNKDEFTPMPHDMDSESGTTPKEFRNTMYSLKSLAECPITMVTLYSSYKHLSTTSLPHFLPLVIDLLTLEVEQQKRAREIAEAHGERLINMNPEIKNRAAFFEFILAQIKATSFLAYVFIRGHAPELLQNHVSVVPDLVMRLLQDCPSELSTTRKELLHATRHILSTNYKKLFLPKINLMFDQRLLIGDGFTSHETLRPLAYSTVADFIHNVRGELQLDEIEKTVTMYTKFLSDDSLALTVQIMSAKLLLNLVERILKLGRETPQHAPRAKKLLMVIIDSYATRFKNLNIQYENILRNHRIYEQNKAKKAEEIQKRMEADNKVTEEFLKQLLNNKDELIPQMDSNPVDGDGDVKMDDTDGSVGIFELKNCAPILLAAPSTSDPLKDAFYLYRTLLSFLKTIVHDVKVFNPPSNELTTMNPKMWSALSRVFSYEEVLILKKLFHECVAGLYLFSNNPGTSNKPEKKYFDITTPSLPVSATKDGRELMDYFAIIFMQIDSPTFNEIVESEIEFMYESMLHDSALLHVAQSFLTSEVTSPNFTGILLRFLKSKLQQLGNVDSNKSNILIRLFKLSFMSVNLFPAGNEAVLLPHLNDLILDSIKYSTTAQEPLVYFYVIRTLFRSIGGGRFESLYRSIKPILQVLLQSLNRMILISRRPHERDLYVELCLTVPVRLSVLAPYLHYLMRPLVYALQGFPELITQGLRTLELCIDNLTAEYFDPIIEPVVEDVLNALFKLLKPQPFNHQISHTAVRILGKLGGRNRRFLKPHSDLKVKGELDIAVDALFKIHGFSDKVPLSITTGISSALDILYDYRIDLHYRESAFKYLTTTLKLFISSSASSIKEVIPSVHAAVQELTEGKPAADVSYPETPARDNKTLNTQEKLLLKLFEALFFATSIEQLRDGSKDLFMHIVDHFSILQLHNAVIEKRGTPEVFTMDAKQRNNLISSETVLDGIIFGLSSYLSSARELAIEGIKKLCENSKIIYGDKFLEYSSVPLFTKNLIHTFYDEAYYNKIAGVLGIKTLVEDLQVSVDYLRKFQFELVTGLLFVLKDTPEEAPELICNGAEELILTILSKTCDGISEKDLNEKRLQNSLTDLVCELSNQNEKVRKTCQLALQTVSDVTQIKVSKLMEHSKNFLLSPIFAKPLRALPFPMQIGNVDAVIYCLSLPDTFLDFNEELLRLLHEAIALVDAEDVSLATIPRITEYQTSRQLIKLRVVCIRLLALSLKSDKFSYSQQGSIRIRILAVFFKTMLKTSPEIIEATYLGLKEILAENSKLPKELLQNGLKPMLMNLSDHQKLTVPGLEALARLLELLIAYFKVEIGKKLLDHLDAWCRIGVLDTLFGKDLHEQVPTKIISSIINIFHLLPPQADLFLDDLVLKLMLMERRLRLQMDSPFRVPLAKYLNRFSNSVLTYFKRNLTSRQLVLLFCSIIQKEEARDLAATFESDLDEFNQYYVDSIPNNRTRVVSFFANSVDLFNVFAKINDDKWFVEHSTMLFKLKNMLSLTLTIINEDKFDYDTVLLSQSIEKFQALYWRYMYLNVADPTLLLSIIEFSHLAGLQLDHSYAQYIYDNIVATDDIDQKLLYLKASLGFCTSDKPLEASIYVLKHIINATFIYEGHVKGSLSRFVKDKSETPGWLQYFYERIWRNPSNVMRTDLAGRYDAFRFELLQLSAILIKFSPELISDIRKDIIKFAWNFIKLEDIQVKQAAYMVTAYFIANFDFPVKIVTQIFVAILRSFQIEARYMVKQSLDLLTPVMPERLASSDQPKAWINWVRRVISESNSHQSAAVYQYLVNQKDQFFEDRDLFIPNLISHIGKPILLANPSIENQVLAVNIAELILYWERKAMEQRPSKDHEDDVEMDSGGGGVISTSLAQREAFAAFLVRFICVSNHRARETELGSRALNILSELLSTGYLPDAVVKLSFFEKFLVQQDLQSPNLLFYCMNALDVLDVIFKNKEPSWIVSNLPIIQNLLEKCINVSHHDIQEVLQKVISTVLKVLKDSDVSFEAEEEEVPAKTFVNTIVSTIIEDLNGTSSVAAGVTLAWVLFMYFPQQIDPHLPLMMRTFNKLCKDHLTISQPKDAAAIEEAKITTKLLEKMFYLLSMRISVLGDARRPFLSTVALLIDRSMDQRFLQKIVTMARTWVFTNDIFPTVKEKAAILTKMLAFEIRGEPTLCKQFYHIILELFENKNFNNSEITVRMEQPFLVGTRVSDIPIRKKLMSILDASLEQDIRERLYYVIRDQNWEYIADYMWLNQGLQLLFGAFDKEHTLAINTEFLITPLTAIKEIFPDEVEETVQVGNNTLTAFLDNHGKFLETINTIKCKDLIEPLIELFYQSSTAVYRTWVAIFPVAYKSIPRNEKYGFIRSLVSLLSKDYHSKQANSRLNVVNILLDSVTKAESLELPPHLIKYLASSYNSWYQSINILESMEESGFIDNTKIVEANEDALLELYVSLQEEDMFYGLWRRKAKYTETNIALSYEQIGLWDRAQQMYETAQVKARSGALPYSESEYSLWEDNWILCAEKLQNWDVLTELAKHEGFTDLLLECGWRVADWNSDKEALEQSIKSVMDVPTPRRQIFETFLNLQNFAENNKSDQDIRRLCDEGIQLSLHKWSSMPERFTPAHKFLLHAFQQYMEFMEAAQAYANLATTTVQNLETKAQEIKRVLQSWRDRLPNIWDDINIWNDLVTWRQHAFHVINNAYLPLVPVLQQPNSNSNISTHAYRGYHEIAWVINRFAHVARKHSMPDVCIGQLARIYTLPNIEIQEAFLKLREQAKCHYQNMNELTTGLDVISNTNLVYFSTVQKAEFFTLKGMFLSKLRAHDEANQAFATAVQIDLNLAKAWAQWGFFNDRRLSEEPNNINFANNAISCYLQAAGLYKSSKTRRLLCRVLWLISMDDASASLAHAFESFRGEVPVWYWVTFIPQLLTSLSHKEAKLVRQILIRIAKSYPQTLHFQLRTTKEDFAVIQRQTMAAVAKSRLQSENDNHQTDDKAARQPWEYLEELNGILKTAYPLLALSLESLVDQINQKFKTSPDEDLFRLVNVLLIDGTYNYNRLPYPREKPRLPSNTEANLVRFSENLLPPHIRVKFNADFIDSKPDFDTYIKRLRHWRNRLEEKLDKAPKVENMENICPHLSNFHHQKFENIEIPGQYLLNKDNNNHFVRIARFLPNVDFVRGTHSSYKRLTIRGHDGSLHSFAVQYPAVRHSRREERMFQMFRLFNETLSKNVQARRRDIQFTLPIAVPLSPQVRIINDHKSLVTLHEIYNDYCAKQKMDRDAIQDFITEQLDVAYHKALPTPDITAVRVEIFSSIQSMFLPSTVLKDYFRTLFTDFEDFWLFRKQFCSQYGAFVFMSYMMSINNRSPHKIFINEKSGNVHTLEMLPARYHYERVRQFVKSFEASIPSDAPVFHNNETVPFRLTPNIQKLIGESAMEGIFAVNIFVIARALLEPDYELNTYLSLFIRDEVISWYSSMHRSIVEDPQLREIVATNVDLISRRIAQMGHLSSSPSVATQYVLDAISAAVSPRNLAKADQSFMPWL; this comes from the coding sequence ATGACCTCCATCTCTTACGTTGATCAAATTGACGCGTTTGCGTCAAGGTTTAGTCAAGATGATACATTAGTTCAGAAGTACTCGACGCTTAGTGAGTTGTTTGATGTTATTGACTCCATaacatcttcttctgaTTATGAGTATTTCTTGAAGACAACCATACCGCTACTTTTAGAACAATTGCGTGATGTTCCAGTATCATTAAGTTCAAGTTCTGCGGAACATAAGCTTCGGAACTTTGTATTGGAATTGCTAAATCGGTGTTTAATGAATGAAAAGTTTGAGCGATATGCAGTGGATACGACAGATGTGCTACTGAAATTCTTACGAGAAGAAAACGATGAAAACGGGGTATTATGTATGAAGATTTTGACTTCGTTGTTTAAATCTTATAAGCAGCCTTTGCAGGATAGAGTGGACACTTTAATATCGATTATACTTGATATTTACCGCAATGTGCCAGCTCTAGTGAAGGAAATGTTTGATGAAAATGGCGAAGGGGGGATACTGGATAATAAGGATGAATTTACTCCAATGCCACATGACATGGACTCCGAATCTGGTACAACCCCAAAGGAATTTAGGAATACAATGTATTCTTTAAAAAGTTTGGCAGAATGCCCTATTACTATGGTTACACTTTACTCATCTTATAAACATTTATCTACAACTTCGTTGCCACATTTTCTTCCTTTAGTGATAGATCTGTTGACTTTGGAAGTGGAGCAACAGAAGAGAGCTCGTGAAATTGCCGAAGCTCACGGTGAAAGACTAATCAATATGAATCctgaaataaaaaatagAGCTGCCTTTTTTGAATTCATATTAGCTCAAATAAAAGCGACATCTTTTCTGGCAtatgtatttattagagGCCATGCTCCAGAACTCTTACAGAACCATGTATCTGTGGTGCCAGATTTAGTGATGAGATTATTACAAGATTGTCCTAGCGAATTATCAACAACGAGGAAAGAGCTGTTACATGCGACACGACATATTTTATCCACTAATTATAAGAAGCTTTTCCTGCCTAAAATAAACTTGATGTTTGATCAGCGGTTGTTGATCGGGGACGGGTTTACCTCTCATGAAACTTTAAGGCCTTTGGCCTACAGTACAGTTGCGGACTTTATTCATAATGTGAGAGGAGAACTGCAGCTTGATGAGATTGAGAAAACCGTAACCATGTACACAAAATTCCTGTCAGACGATTCTTTAGCATTGACAGTTCAAATAATGAGCGCGAAGCTTTTGTTAAATCTTGTGGAAAGGATTTTAAAACTTGGCAGGGAAACTCCTCAACATGCACCAAGGGCGAAAAAGCTACTGATGGTTATAATAGATTCTTACGCAACTAGGTTCAAGAACTTGAATATACAATACGAAAATATTCTAAGAAACCATAGGATATATGAACAAAACAAAGCAAAGAAGGCAGAGGAAATACAGAAAAGAATGGAAGCTGATAATAAAGTTACGGAAGAATTTCTAAAACAATTACTTAATAATAAGGATGAACTCATACCACAGATGGATTCCAACCCAGTCGACGGTGATGGAGATGTTAAAATGGATGACACAGATGGAAGTGTTGGCATCTTTGAGCTAAAAAACTGTGCCCCAATATTATTAGCTGCACCATCAACCAGTGATCCTCTTAAGGACGCCTTTTACTTGTATCGTACTTTACTATCTTTTTTAAAGACAATTGTGCATGATGTTAAAGTGTTTAATCCTCCGTCGAACGAATTAACGACCATGAATCCGAAAATGTGGTCTGCCCTGTCTAGGGTTTTTAGCTATGAAGAAGTTCTTATTTTAAAGAAGTTATTCCATGAATGTGTAGCTGGACTTTATCTGTTTTCCAATAACCCAGGGACAAGTAATAAACCCGAGAAGAAATATTTTGATATTACTACTCCAAGTTTGCCAGTTTCTGCAACAAAAGATGGTAGGGAATTGATGGATTACTTTGCTATCATATTTATGCAAATTGATAGCCCTACTTTCAATGAGATTGTTGAAAGTGAGATTGAGTTCATGTATGAGTCTATGCTTCATGATTCCGCTCTCCTTCATGTTGCGCAGTCATTTTTAACAAGTGAGGTAACATCTCCAAATTTCACGGGCATACTGCTTAGATTCTTAAAATCGAAATTACAGCAGCTTGGTAATGTTGACAGTAATAAGTCTAATATATTGATACGTTTATTCAAGTTATCATTCATGTCTGTCAATCTATTCCCAGCTGGCAATGAGGCTGTCCTTTTACCGCATCTAAATGATTTGATTTTAGACTCAATAAAATATTCTACTACTGCTCAAGAACCACTTGTCTATTTCTATGTGATAAGAACACTGTTCAGAAGTATTGGTGGTGGAAGATTTGAGAGTTTGTACAGGTCGATTAAGCCAATTTTGCAGGTATTACTGCAATCATTAAACAGAATGATTTTAATTTCACGGCGTCCACATGAGAGAGATTTGTATGTGGAATTATGCTTAACGGTGCCGGTACGGTTAAGTGTTCTGGCTCCATATTTGCATTATTTGATGAGACCATTAGTGTATGCCCTCCAAGGGTTCCCAGAATTAATTACACAAGGTCTAAGAACTTTGGAGCTGTGCATAGATAACTTGACTGCAGAATACTTTGATCCAATAATCGAGCCAGTTGTCGAGGATGTTCTTAACGCTTTATTCAAGCTGCTGAAACCTCAGCCCTTTAACCACCAGATAAGTCATACCGCTGTAAGAATCTTAGGTAAATTGGGTGGAAGAAACCGCCGATTCCTAAAACCTCATTCAGATCTCAAGGTCAAAGGAGAGTTGGATATTGCTGTCGATGCTTTATTCAAGATACACGGTTTCAGCGACAAAGTTCCATTGTCCATCACAACAGGAATTAGTTCCGCTTTGGATATTTTATATGATTACCGAATTGATCTGCACTACCGGGAAAGTGCTTTCAAGTACTTAACAACAACTTTGAAACTTTTTATTAGTTCATCTGCAAGTTCAATCAAAGAAGTTATCCCAAGTGTACATGCGGCTGTACAAGAACTAACTGAGGGTAAGCCTGCGGCAGATGTATCATACCCTGAAACACCTGCAAGAGATAATAAAACATTAAACACTCAAGAGAAGCTGCTCTTGAAGCTATTTGAGGCTTTGTTCTTTGCGACATCAATAGAGCAGCTTAGAGATGGTAGCAAAGATCTTTTTATGCACATAGTGGATCATTTTTCTATACTTCAGCTGCACAATGCGGTAATTGAAAAACGCGGAACGCCAGAAGTTTTCACCATGGATGCAAAGCAAAGAAACAATTTGATTTCTAGTGAAACAGTACTGGATGGTATAATTTTTGGTTTATCTTCATATCTGAGCTCTGCACGAGAGCTTGCTATTGAAGGTATCAAAAAATTATGTGAAAACAGCAAAATCATTTACGGCGATAAGTTTTTGGAATATTCAAGTGTGCCTCTGTTCACCAAGAATTTAATCCATACTTTTTATGATGAAGCATACTATAATAAGATTGCCGGTGTTTTAGGTATTAAGACACTAGTTGAAGATCTTCAAGTATCAGTGGACTATCTAAGGAAATTTCAATTTGAACTTGTTACTGGTTTATTATTTGTTTTAAAGGATACACCCGAAGAGGCCCCAGAGCTTATTTGTAATGGTGCTGAGGAACTAATACTAACTATATTGAGTAAAACATGTGATGGCATTAGTGAAAAGGACCTCAACGAAAAACGGCTGCAAAATTCCTTAACAGATCTTGTATGTGAATTAAGCAATCAGAATGAAAAGGTAAGAAAGACTTGTCAGTTAGCATTGCAAACAGTCTCTGATGTAACCCAGATAAAAGTGTCAAAGTTAATGGAGCACTCTAAGAACTTTTTACTTTCCCCAATTTTTGCAAAACCTCTGAGGGCTCTACCTTTTCCGATGCAAATTGGAAATGTAGACGCTGTAATTTACTGCCTAAGTCTTCCAGACACATTTTTGGATTTCAATGAGGAGTTGTTACGTTTGTTACATGAAGCAATTGCTTTGGTTGACGCTGAAGATGTTTCGTTAGCAACTATTCCTAGAATAACCGAATACCAGACTTCTAGACAACTGATCAAGTTACGTGTGGTCTGTATCCGGCTACTAGCGCTATCTTTGAAGAGTGACAAATTCTCATATTCACAACAGGGAAGTATCAGAATTAGAATTTTGGCAGTGTTCTTTAAGACAATGTTAAAAACATCACCAGAAATCATCGAGGCTACATACCTTGGGTTAAAAGAAATACTAGCAGAGAATTCTAAACTTCCTAAAGAACTTTTACAGAATGGTTTAAAGCCAATGCTGATGAATTTATCTGACCATCAGAAACTTACTGTTCCTGGACTCGAGGCTCTAGCTCGGTTATTAGAACTTTTAATTGCTTACTTTAAGGTTGAGATTGGTAAAAAGTTGCTTGATCATCTTGATGCATGGTGCAGAATCGGTGTATTAGACACACTATTTGGGAAGGACCTACATGAACAGGTGCCGACAAAGATAATCTCTAGtatcatcaatatctttCATTTATTACCTCCACAGGCGGATTTATTTTTGGATGACCTTGTTTTGAAATTAATGTTGATGGAGAGAAGGTTAAGATTGCAGATGGATTCTCCGTTCAGAGTTCCACTGGCCAAATATCTTAATAGGTTTTCGAATTCTGTTCTTACGTACTTCAAGCGAAATTTGACTTCAAGGCAATTAGTTTTGTTGTTTTGTTCCATAATCCAGAAGGAAGAAGCTCGTGATCTAGCAGCGACATTTGAATCAGACTTGGATGAGTTTAATCAATATTATGTTGACAGTATACCAAATAATAGAACCAGGGTAGTGAGCTTTTTTGCGAATTCAGTTGACTTATTTAACGTTTTTGCAAAGATTAACGATGACAAGTGGTTTGTTGAGCACAGTACCATGTTATTCAAGCTCAAGAACATGTTAAGCTTGACATTGACGATCATAAATGAAGATAAATTTGATTATGACACAGTGCTATTAAGCCAGTCAATTGAAAAGTTCCAGGCGTTATATTGGCGTTATATGTATCTAAACGTTGCCGATCCGACACTGCTACTTTCCATTATAGAATTTTCTCACCTAGCTGGATTACAACTCGATCATTCATACGCCCAATATATTTACGACAATATTGTTGCAACTGATGATATTGATCAAAAATTATTATACCTCAAGGCATCGTTAGGTTTTTGCACTAGCGATAAGCCTTTAGAGGCAAGCATATATGTTTTGAAGCATATTATTAACGCAACTTTTATTTATGAAGGTCATGTTAAGGGTTCACTTTCGCGTTTTGTTAAAGACAAGTCAGAAACTCCTGGTTGGTTGCAATATTTTTATGAGCGTATCTGGAGAAATCCTAGCAACGTAATGAGGACTGACCTTGCCGGAAGGTATGATGCATTCCGTTTTGAGTTATTGCAATTGTCAGCAATATTGATTAAGTTTTCGCCAGAATTAATATCCGATATTCGCAAGGATATTATTAAGTTTGCATGGAATTTCATAAAGTTAGAGGATATTCAAGTGAAACAGGCGGCATATATGGTTACTGCATACTTTATAGCGAACTTTGACTTCCCGGTGAAAATTGTAACTCAGATTTTTGTAGCCATATTGAGATCTTTCCAGATTGAGGCTCGCTATATGGTAAAACAGTCTTTAGATCTTTTGACTCCCGTTATGCCTGAAAGACTTGCGTCTTCTGACCAGCCCAAGGCCTGGATTAATTGGGTAAGAAGGGTTATTTCCGAAAGCAATTCCCATCAAAGTGCTGCAGTATACCAATACTTGGTAAATCAAAAGGATCAATTTTTTGAGGACAGAGACTTGTTTATACCCAACTTGATTAGCCACATTGGTAAGCCAATATTATTAGCCAATCCATCTATTGAAAACCAGGTTTTGGCAGTTAATATCGCAGAACTGATATTATACTGGGAAAGGAAAGCAATGGAACAGAGACCATCTAAAGATCATGAAGATGATGTAGAAATGGATTCTGGCGGTGGTGGTGTAATATCTACTTCTCTTGCCCAACGTGAAGCTTTTGCCGCCTTTTTGGTTAGGTTCATATGTGTCAGCAATCATAGGGCTCGGGAGACTGAACTAGGCTCTCGTGCTTTAAACATTCTATCTGAGTTATTATCGACCGGTTATTTACCAGATGCTGTTGTTAAGTTATcattttttgaaaagtttCTGGTTCAACAAGACCTGCAATCTCCTAATCTGTTGTTCTACTGTATGAATGCTTTAGATGTCCTAGACGTCATCTTTAAAAACAAGGAACCGTCATGGATTGTGAGTAATCTACCTATCATCCAGAACCTCCTAGAAAAGTGTATTAATGTAAGTCATCATGATATACAGGAGGTATTGCAGAAGGTCATCAGTACCGTGTTGAAGGTCCTCAAAGATTCAGATGTATCCTttgaagctgaagaagaagaagttcCTGCGAAAACTTTTGTAAACACTATTGTATCGACCATTATTGAGGATCTGAATGGAACATCTTCTGTGGCCGCAGGTGTTACACTAGCTTGGGTATTATTTATGTACTTTCCTCAACAAATTGATCCACATTTGCCACTAATGATGAGAACGTTTAACAAACTGTGCAAGGATCATCTGACAATATCTCAACCGAAGGATGCAGCAGCCATTGAAGAAGCAAAAATCACCACAAAACTTTTGGAAAAGATGTTTTATCTATTATCCATGAGGATTTCAGTCTTGGGGGATGCACGGAGGCCCTTCTTGTCTACAGTGGCATTGCTCATTGATCGATCAATGGATCAGAGATTTTTGCAAAAGATTGTCACAATGGCAAGAACTTGGGTGTTTACTAATGATATCTTTCCAACCGTGAAAGAAAAGGCTGCTATACTTACAAAAATGCTTGCATTCGAAATTCGTGGAGAACCCACACTCTGTAAACAGTTCTACCATATCATTTTAGAGCTATTTGAGAACAAAAACTTCAATAATAGTGAAATAACAGTTCGCATGGAGCAACCTTTCCTAGTGGGAACGCGAGTAAGTGATATACCAATAAGAAAGAAATTGATGTCAATATTGGACGCAAGCTTGGAGCAAGACATTAGAGAAAGGTTGTACTACGTTATACGCGACCAAAATTGGGAATATATTGCAGACTACATGTGGTTAAACCAAGGTTTACAATTGCTGTTTGGCGCTTTTGACAAAGAACATACATTAGCGATTAATACAGAGTTCTTAATTACTCCACTTACAGCTATCAAGGAGATTTTTCCCGATGAGGTGGAGGAAACCGTACAGGTTGGCAATAACACATTAACCGCTTTCTTAGATAACCATGGTAAATTTTTGGAGACAATTAACACGATTAAATGTAAAGACCTCATTGAGCCTCTAATTGAACTTTTCTACCAAAGCTCAACAGCTGTTTATAGGACATGGGTTGCAATTTTCCCCGTTGCTTATAAATCTATTCCAAGGAACGAGAAGTACGGTTTCATTCGCTCTTTGGTATCCCTTCTTTCAAAAGATTACCATTCAAAACAGGCAAATTCGAGACTCAATGTTGTCAATATCCTTCTAGATTCCGTTACCAAGGCAGAGTCACTTGAACTTCCTCCTCATCTCATAAAGTATCTTGCTTCCTCGTACAATTCTTGGTACCAATCTATTAATATCTTAGAATCCATGGAAGAGAGTGGCTTCATTGATAACACGAAGATTGTTGAAGCCAATGAAGACGCATTACTGGAGTTGTACGTGAGTTTACAGGAGGAGGATATGTTTTATGGTTTATGGCGTAGGAAAGCAAAATACACGGAGACCAACATTGCTTTGTCATATGAGCAAATCGGCCTTTGGGATAGAGCTCAACAAATGTACGAGACTGCCCAGGTGAAAGCTCGTAGTGGTGCATTACCTTATTCGGAATCTGAGTACTCATTATGGGAAGATAATTGGATACTTTGCGCTGAGAAGCTACAAAATTGGGATGTTTTGACAGAACTGGCAAAACATGAAGGATTTACAGATTTATTGTTGGAATGTGGATGGCGTGTTGCAGATTGGAATTCAGACAAAGAGGCTTTAGAGCAATCTATAAAGAGTGTTATGGATGTTCCAACTCCACGTAGGCAGATCTTTGAGACATTTTTAAACCTGCAAAATTTTGCTGAAAACAATAAATCAGATCAAGATATTAGAAGACTATGTGATGAAGGTATTCAGTTAAGTTTACACAAATGGTCTTCAATGCCAGAAAGGTTTACACCTGCGCATAAGTTCTTGTTACATGCATTTCAACAGTACATGGAATTCATGGAGGCTGCTCAAGCATACGCTAATTTGGCTACTACCACAGTTCAAAATCTGGAAACAAAAGCTCAAGAGATCAAAAGAGTGCTGCAATCGTGGAGGGACCGTTTACCGAACATTTGGGATGATATTAATATATGGAATGATTTAGTGACATGGCGGCAACACGCTTTCCATGTCATTAACAATGCCTATTTGCCGCTGGTTCCTGTACTGCAACAACCAAATAGCAATAGTAATATAAGCACACATGCTTACCGTGGTTATCATGAAATTGCTTGGGTTATAAATAGATTTGCCCATGTCGCTAGAAAACATTCCATGCCGGATGTTTGTATTGGCCAGTTAGCAAGAATCTACACCTTACCAAATATTGAAATTCAGGAGGCTTTTTTGAAGCTCCGCGAACAGGCAAAATGTCACTATCAAAATATGAATGAGTTGACAACTGGGCTTGATGTTATTAGTAATACTAACTTGGTTTACTTTAGTACCGTCCAGAAGGCTGAATTTTTTACACTTAAAGGAATGTTCTTGTCAAAACTCAGGGCACACGATGAAGCTAACCAAGCTTTTGCAACAGCGGTGCAAATAGATTTGAATTTGGCGAAAGCATGGGCGCAATGGGGATTTTTCAATGACCGTCGTTTGTCGGAAGAACCTAACAACATAAACTTCGCCAACAATGCAATTAGCTGCTATCTACAAGCTGCAGGTCTATACAAGAGCTCTAAAACCCGAAGGTTATTATGCAGAGTACTATGGTTAATTAGTATGGATGACGCTTCAGCTTCTCTTGCTCACGCTTTTGAATCTTTCCGTGGAGAAGTCCCCGTGTGGTACTGGGTGACTTTTATTCCTCAATTATTAACATCACTTTCACATAAGGAAGCTAAACTTGTTCGCCAGATTTTAATACGTATAGCCAAGAGCTATCCACAAACCTTGCATTTCCAATTGCGTACTACTAAAGAAGATTTTGCTGTAATACAGCGTCAGACTATGGCTGCTGTAGCAAAATCTCGTTTGCAATCAGAGAATGATAATCACCAAACTGATGATAAAGCTGCCCGTCAGCCATGGGAGTATTTGGAAGAGTTAAACGGTATCCTTAAAACGGCTTATCCATTGTTAGCCTTATCCTTGGAGTCTTTAGTTGACCAAATAAATCAAAAATTCAAAACTTCACCAGATGAGGACTTGTTCCGGTTGGTCAATGTATTGCTGATTGATGGTACCTACAACTATAATCGTTTGCCATATCCAAGGGAGAAGCCTAGACTACCTTCAAATACCGAAGCAAATCTAGTCAGATTTTCTGAGAATCTTTTGCCGCCCCATATTAGAGTGAAGTTCAACGCAGATTTCATCGACAGTAAGCCTGATTTTGACACCTACATAAAAAGATTGCGCCACTGGAGAAATAGATTGGAAGAAAAGTTGGATAAAGCACCCAAGGTAGAGAATATGGAAAATATTTGCCCTCATTTAAGCAATTTCCACCATCAGAAGTTCGAAAACATTGAAATCCCTGGACAATACTTACTAAACAAAGATAATAACAATCACTTCGTAAGGATTGCGAGGTTTTTGCCAAACGTTGACTTTGTTCGTGGAACGCATTCCTCATACAAGAGATTAACTATACGAGGACATGATGGTAGTTTACATTCATTTGCTGTTCAGTATCCTGCTGTACGCCATTCTAGACGGGAAGAGCGGATGTTCCAAATGTTTAGGCTGTTCAACGAAACACTATCAAAGAATGTACAGGCTAGGCGCCGTGATATACAATTTACATTACCAATTGCTGTGCCTTTGTCTCCGCAAGTGAGAATCATTAATGATCATAAATCCTTGGTAACTTTGCATGAAATATACAATGATTACTGTGCAAAGCAGAAAATGGACCGGGATGCTATACAAGACTTCATCACTGAGCAATTGGATGTTGCTTATCATAAAGCATTACCTACTCCTGATATAACTGCCGTCAGAGTTGAGATATTCAGTTCTATCCAATCAATGTTCCTTCCATCGACTGTCCTAAAAGACTACTTTAGGACGCTTTTCACTGACTTTGAAGATTTTTGGTTGTTTAGAAAACAGTTTTGCTCTCAATATGGCGCGTTTGTTTTCATGTCATACATGATGTCGATAAACAATCGTTCACCTCACAAGATCTTTATCAATGAAAAGTCTGGTAATGTTCATACACTAGAGATGTTACCAGCGAGATATCATTACGAGCGAGTTCGGCAATTTGTTAAATCTTTCGAAGCCAGCATACCAAGCGACGCCCCAGTGTTCCATAATAATGAAACCGTTCCTTTCAGATTAACACCTAACATTCAAAAACTGATCGGAGAATCTGCAATGGAAGGCATTTTTGCAGTTAATATCTTCGTTATTGCTCGTGCCTTGTTAGAACCAGACTACGAGTTGAATACATATCTGTCATTGTTTATTCGTGACGAGGTTATTTCATGGTACAGCAGTATGCATCGCTCTATAGTTGAAGATCCTCAACTGCGTGAAATTGTTGCTACCAATGTTGACCTGATCAGTAGGCGTATTGCTCAAATGGGGCATTTGAGTTCCTCGCCCTCGGTAGCAACTCAATACGTACTGGATGCTATAAGCGCTGCAGTCAGCCCGAGAAACTTGGCAAAAGCGGACCAAAGCTTTATGCCTTGGTTGTGA